In the genome of Sphingomonas sp. LR60, the window CTTCATCCGCGACGTCGAGGCGCATTGCCCGCAGGTCACGCTCGCCTCGCCGCGCGACCCGCACGCGCGCGGCAGCCAGGTCAGCTTCACGCATCCCCAGGCCTATGCCGTGATGCAGGCGCTGATCGCGCGCGGCGTGATCGGCGACGTCCGCGCGCCCGACATACTGCGCTTCGGCTTCACCCCGCTCTACCTGACCGAGGACGAAGTCGCACAGGCCGCCGCGATCCTCACCGACATCCTCGCGACCGGCGAATGGGACCAGCCGCGCTTCCACCAACGCGCGAACGTGACATGACCGACACGCACCACGACGCCGAACTCAACTTCGCCGACCGTATGGGCTACGGCGACTATCTTGCGCTCGACCGTGTACTGGACGCCCAGCATCCGCTGAGCGACGCGCACGACGAATTGCTGTTCATCATCCAGCACCAGACCAGCGAGTTGTGGATGAAGCTGGCGGTCCACGAACTCGAAAGCGCGCGCGACGCGATCCTGTCCGGCGCGCTGCCAGAAGCGTTCAAGCTGCTGGCGCGCGTGTCGCGCATCCTCGAACAGCTCAACGGCGCGTGGGACGTGCTGCGCACGATGACTCCCAGCGACTATACCACCTTCCGCGACGCGCTCGGTCGCTCGTCCGGCTTCCAGTCGTGGCAATATCGCGCGATCGAATATCTGTGCGGCAACCGCACCGCCGCGACGCTCGGCCCGCACCGCCACCGTCCCGCGATGCTCGCGCGACTGGAAGCGATCCTCGCCGCACCGAGCATCTACGACGCCGCGCTTACCCGTCTCCACGCCGCCGGGCTGCTCGCCGACCCGGCACGCGACTGGCGCACCCCGCACGCGCCGGCCGAGGCGATCACCGCCGCCTGGGCGACCGTCTACCGCGACCCGCAAGCGCATTGGCCGCTCTACGAACTTGCCGAGAAACTGGTCGATCTCGAGGATTATTTCCGCCGCTGGCGCTTCAACCACGTCACCACCGTCGAGCGTGTGATCGGGCTCAAGCGCGGCACCGGCGGCACCGCGGGCGTGTCGTACCTGCGCCGGATGCTGGAGGTCGAGCTGTTCCCCGAACTATGGGCAGTGCGCACCCAGCTATAGAGCGCTACCCTCCGGTCGTCGCGGCTGTTACGATCCCCGCCAAGAAGGGGATTGATCCGATGAAGACCTTGCTGCTCGCCTCCGCGGCGCTGCTGTTCGCCGTGCCCGCCACCGCCCAGACGCCCGAGGTTCCGCTCGGTCGATTGTCCGACGCCGCGCGCCCGACCGCCTATCGCCTCGCGCTGACCATCGATCCCACCCAGCCGCGCTTCACGGGCCATACCGAGATCGACACGCAGGTCGCGCGCGCCACGCGCTCACTGTTCCTGCACGGCAACGACCTCACCGTCACTCGCGTCACCGCTACTGCGGGCAAGCGCACGCTGACCGCACGCTATACGCAGGTCGACGCCTCGGGCGTCGCGCGGCTCGACTTCGACGGCACGCTGCCCGCCGGCCGCGTCACGCTGACCTTCGATTACGACGCGCCGTTCATGACCGGCAGCGAAGGGCTGTACCGCGCCAAGGTCGGAGACGACTGGTACGCCTGGACGCAATTCGAACCGATCGACGCGCGCCGCATGTTCCCGTCGTTCGACGAACCGGGCTTCAAAACGCCGTTCACGCTGTCGATCACCGCCCCGACCACGCAGAAGGTCTTCGCCAACACTCCGGAGGTCGCGCACGGCACTTCGGGCGGCGGGCTGACCGTCCACAAGTTCGCCGCGTCAAAGCCGCTGCCGACCTATCTGGTCGCGCTCGCGGTCGGTGCGTTCGACGTCGTCCCCGGCAACGCCCCCGCCAATGCGGTGCGCAAGACCGCGCTTCCGTATCGCGCGATCGCCACCAAGGGGCAGGCGTCGCGCCTGCAACTCGCCGCCAGCGAAGGCCCGAAGATCCTCGCGCTCCACGAAGATTATTTCGGCATCCCCTATCCGTTCGAGAAGCTCGACCAGATCGCCTCGCCGGTGATGAGCGGCGCGATGGAGAATGCCGGACTCGTCACCTACAACGACACGTTGCTGCTGCTCTCGCCCGACGCCCCCGCCGCGCAGCGCCGCGACTTCGGGATGGTCGTCGCGCACGAACTGGCACACCAATGGTTCGGCGACCTCGTGACTCCGAAATGGTGGACCGACATCTGGCTCAACGAGAGCTTCGCCGAATGGGCCGGCAACCGCGTCGGCGAATTGTGGCAGCCGGGGCTCGGCACCGAAGTCGGACAACTCGCCGAGGCGTTGGCGGCGATGGACACCGACAGCCAGTCGGTCGGTCGCCCGATCCGTCAGGAGATCAAGCGCAGCGACGAAGTCTCCAGCGCCTTCGATCTCGATCACCTACCAAAAGGGGGTCAGGTGCTGACGATGGTCGAGCGCTATCTCGGCCCCGATCGCTTCCGCCGCGGCGTCCAATATCACCTCAACCGCTTCCGCTATGGCAATGCCGACGCCAACGACTTCTTCGCGTCGATGGCCAAGGGCTCGGGTGACCCCGGCGTCGTGCCGGTGTTCCGCAGCTTCGTCGAACAGACCGGGGTGCCGGTCATCAGCATCCGGCAGGACGGCACCGGCTGGCGGCTCGCGCAGGCGCGCTACCGCCCGATCGGCGTCGCCGCGGTCGCGCCGCAGACCTGGAACGTGCCCGTCTGTGCGCGACAGGGCGAGGTGCGCAGCTGCACGCTGCTGACCGGCGCGAGCGGCACGCTCGCGCTTAAGGGCAACGGTCTGGCGGTCCCCAACGCCGATGGCGCGGGCTATTGGCGCTACAGCCTCGACGATGCCGGATGGCAGACGCTGATGGCCGGCGCCGCCGCCCTGCCAGCGCGTGAGGCGATGGCCGCCGCCGACAGCCTGTGGTCGGACTTCACCGCCGGCAATGCCGGCTTCGCGCGCGTCGTGTCGAGCGCGCGCATCCTCGCCGACCATCGCGAGCGCTCGGCGACCTTGCTGCTTCCCTCGGCGATCGACGGCGTCGAACGCTTCGGGCTCACGCCCGCCGCCGAAGCGGGGCTACGTCGCCTCGCGGGCGAGCTGTCGCTGCCGCGGCTGCGCAGCCTCGGCGCGCTCAAGCTCACCACCGGCGCCTATGCGAATGAGGAAACCGGGCAGAGCCAGTTGCGCCAATCGCTGGTTTCCTATGCCGCGTTCGTCGCCAAGGATGCCACGGTCCGCCGCCAGCTCACCACCGCCGCACAGGCGTCGCTGGCGGGCGACGCGCAGGCGCTCGACCCGAGCTATCGCGCGGTCGCATTCGTCGCGGCGGTGCAGGATCTTGGCGTGCCGTTCATGGATACGCTCCGCTCCGCGCTGATCGCCAGCACCGATCCGCTCTTCCGCCAGCAGGCGGTGCGCGCGCTTGGTTCGGCGACCACCCCCGCCGCCGTCACCCGCGCGTTGGCGCTGACCGAGGATCAGGCGCTGCAATCGACCGAGCGTGTCACGATCCTGCGCATCCTTCCCAACCGCCCGGTCGGACGCGACGCCGTGTTCGCACGCTTGCAACAGAATTTCGACGCGGTCGCCGGCAGCATCCCGGTGTTCGCCCGCCCGCGCCTGCCCTTGTCGTTTGCCGGCTATTGCAGCGCCGACAAGGCCGCTGCGGTCGAGGCGATGTTCCGCCCCAAGCTTGCGGTGCTGAACGGCGGCGCGCTCGAACTCGGCCAGACGCTCGACGCGATCAACCAATGCGTTGCGCTAAAGGCCGCCAAGGGCGCGGAGATCGAAGCGGTGCTGACGAAGGCGCAGTGACCTACCGCTCGTCGCCCCGGACGTGATCCGGGGCCCCGCTTCCTCTTGGCGACGGCGAACGATCGCCTTCTTCCGTCCTTGCTACGCTCGAAATGACGAACCACGGTCAGCCAAAGAAAAGGGGCGGCCACCGCAGCGACCGCCCCCTTCTCACCGCAAGAAGCGCAACCTCACCCCTGCATATCCTCCAGCTCGCGCCCGCGCGTCTCGTGCACCATCTTTCGCACGAAGAAGAACGAGATCGCAGCGAACACCGCATAGCCGGTATAGGTCACCGCCAGCCCCGGCGACACCGCCAGCGCCGGGAAGCTGACCGAGATCGCCGCATTGGCGATCCACTGCGCGAAGCCGGCGACCGCCAACCCCGAACCGCGGATCTGGTTCGGGAACATCTCGCCCAGCATCACCCACATCACCGGGCCCCAGCTGGCGTTGAAGAAGATCACGTACAAATTCGCCGCGACCAGCGCGATCACGCCATTGTTGCCCGGCAGGCTCACTGCGCCCGCCGCATCGGTGACCGCGGTCGAGAACGCCCAGGCGACCACCGCCAGCGTCACCGCCATGCCCGCCGATCCGATCAGCAGCAGCGGCTTGCGCCCGATCCGGTCGACGGTGAAGATCGTGAACACGCACGCCGCGATCGACAGCACGCCCGACAGGATATTGGTCTGCAGCGCATAATCCTCGGAGAAGCCGACAGCCTCCCACAAGGTCGCGCCATAATAGAAGACGACGTTGATCCCGACGAGCTGCTGGAACACCGCCAGCCCGATTCCGGCCCAGACGATCGGGCGGATACGGCCGGTGGTGCGGTCCTTGAGGTCCGACAGCTTGGGGCGGTGATGATCGGCGGCGAGGCTGCCGCGGATCTCGCCGACCTTGCGATCGGCCTCGGCGGTGCCGAACAGCCGAGTCAGCACCTTGTGCGCCTCGTCGTCACGCCCGCGCGCGACCAGATAGCGCGGGCTTTCCGGGATCACGAGCAGCGCGAGCAGATACACCAGCGCCGGGATCGCCTGCAGCCAGAACATCCACCGCCATGCCGTGAAGCCGAACCAGAAGTCCGCGGTCGAGCCACCGGCGTAGCGCGCCAGTGCGAAGTTCGCGACGAACGCGCCGGTCAGGCCGGTGATGATCATCACCTGCTGCAAGCTGGAGAGTCGTCCGCGGATCGCCGCCGGCGTCACTTCGGAAATATAGACCGGCGAGATGACGCTCGCCGCACCGACGCCAAGCCCGCCGACGATACGCGCGAGGATGAAGATCACCGAGGACGAGGCCGCCCCCGCGACCAGGGCGCTGATCAGGAACAGGAACGCCGATCCCATCATCACGCCGCGCCGCCCGATCCGGTCCGCGAGCCGCCCGGCCCCGAACGCACCGATCGACGAGCCGATCAGAATCGCGCCGACGTTGACGCCGATCCCCAGCTTGCCGAGATCGAAGGCGCTTTCCAGCCCCTTCTGCGTGCCGTTGATGACGCCCGAGTCGTAACCGAACATGAAGCCGCCGATCGTCGCCACCGCAACGATCGCGGCGATGAAGCCTATGTTCACCTGCCCCATCGCGGCATCGCGATCCGCCGGTCCGCCCGGCTCCATCATCACCATCGCCATCCCAGTCCCGCTCCCATTTGTGTTTTGCTTCGTGATCTAACGCCGTGGCTCGCTCCGGTCAGCGCCACCCGGCATCGACGAAATATTCGTGCCCCGTGCACATCCGCGCATCGTCGGAGGCGAGGAACAGCGCCAGCGCCGCGACGTCGGCAGGCTGGATGCGTCCGTCCAGGCATTGCGCCGCGACGATCTCCGCCTCGCCTTCGGGCGTGTACCATTTCTCCTGCCGCGGGGTCTGGACGTTGCCGGGCACGATCGTGGTGACGCGAATGTTGTCGCGCCCCAGATCGCGCGCCATGCTGCGCGTCATCCCCTCGATCGCGGCCTTGGCGGTCTGGTAGAGCACCAGCTCGGGGAGTCCGAGGTGCCAGCTGATCGAGCCGAAGTTGACGATCGCGCCGCCGCCCGCCGCTTTCAGGTGCGGCACCGCCGCCTGCGCGGCGAAGAACAGATGCCGCAGGTTCACCGCCATCCGCTCGTCCCAATAGGCCGGCGTGACCTCGGCGATCGTATGGCGATCGTCGTTGGCGGCATTGTTGACGAGCACGTCGAGCCCGCCGAGCGTCTCGACCAGCGCCGCGATCGTGCCCGGCAGCGCCGCGACATCGGTCAGGTCGCAACGCTTGAAATGCGTCCGTTCGCCCAGCCGGTCGGCAAGCGCCTGCCCCGCCTCTTCCGCCACATCCACGAACGCGACATGCGCCCCTTGCGCGGCGAACGCCTCGACCAGCCCCGCACCGATCCCGGTCGCACCGCCGGTGATCAGGACGCGCTTGCCCGACAGCGACGGATAGATGGCGTGACCGCTCACTTGGTCGGTTCCAGCAGACCGCGCCCGGCGAGGTTGCGGAACAGCGCGCCGATCCCGCCGGTCCACGGCGCGGCGTCCTTCGAGGTCACGACGCGATTGACCAGCCGGCCCAGCTTCGCGCTTTCGATCGTGACGACGTCGCCGACCTTGTGCGTGAAGCCGCGGCCCGGCTCGTCGCGATCCTGCACCGGCGCGAACAACGTGCCCAGGAACAGCACGAAGCCGTCCGGATACTGGTGTTCCGACAACGTCTGGCGCACCAGGTCGAGCGGATCGCGGCTGATTTCGGCCATGTTGCTGACCCCGTCGAGGTCATAACCGTCCTCGCCATGGATGTTCAGCCGCACCTCGGCGTGACGAACGTCGTCGATCGTGAACCCGTCGTCGAACAACCGCACCAGCGGCCCGAGCGAGCAGGAGGCGTTATTGTCCTTTGCCTTGCCGAGCAGCAGCGCCGAGCGCCCCTCGAAATCGCGCAAATTCACGTCGTTGCCCAGCGTCGCACCGATCGCCTCGCCGCGGCTGTTCACCAGCAGCGCGACCTCGGGCTCGGGGTTGTTCCAGTGCGAGTCGGACCGGATACCGATCTCGGCCCCCGCCCCGACCGTCGCCAAAACGGGTGCCTTGGTGAAGACCTCCGCATCCGGGCCGATCGCAACCTCCAGATATTGCGACCAAAGTCCGTCCTCGATCAGCGCGCGCTTCAGCTCGGCCGCCTCGGGCGTGCCGGGCACCACCGAACGGATCGACCCGCCCATCCGTGCCTCGAGCCGCCCGCGGATCTCCGCCGCCGCCGACCAGTCGCCACGCGCCCGCTCCTCGATCACCCGCTCGATCGCCGACACCGCAAACGTCACGCCGCACGCCTTGACGCACTGAAGGTCAACCGGGCTGAGGAGTTCGAGCGCCGCCTCGTCGAGCGCGCCGAGCGACCGCCCGCCCGCCCCCGACAAATCCCCTGCCTCGACCAGCGTCGACACGGTCGGAGAAACCGCCGACATGTCAAAGGCTTCACCTGCGATCACCAGCAGCGGGATCGGACCGGCCGGAGTCGCCGCGCGCCCCACGAACCGTCCCGAACGCCAATCCTGCGGCAAGCCCGACGCAATCGCGTCGTTGAGCTGCGCCATCATCCCCTCCACCTTCTCAGTCTGATAGCGCTAACAACACCGCAATTGCGAGCGTGTCAAGCGGCCGCCGCAACAACGCGGCGTGCATCGATCATCGGTAACGTCGCGTCGAAGCACGTCAACGGCAGATAGGTCGCAGGTGCGTCACCCGCGCACATGGGCAGGCTTCAGGAGCGCGCCACCCATTGCGTCGCGACGGGGCGCGCGCTGAGCATCGCCGCGGGATCGGCGCAGTGGATCGCCTCGCGCGACGGGCGACCGATCAGAAATCCCTGCGCCTGCGGAATACCCCATTCGCGCAACCGCGCGAGTTGCGCCGCTTCTTCAACCCCTTCGGCGACGATCGCGATGCCAAGGCTCGCCCCCAGCGCCGCGATGCTGCGCACGATCGATCCCGACGGCGCATGATCCAGCATCGTCGCGACGAAGCTGCGATCGACCTTCAACTTGTCGAACCGGAAGTCACGCAAATTGCCGAGTGAGGAATAACCTGTCCCGAAATCGTCCATGACGATCGCCGCGCCATGATGCTGCAAGGTACGCAGGACCGTCAGGACTGGTTGCCGCCGCTTGTCGAGCAGGGTCGCACTCTCGGTGACCTCGAACTCAAGCCGTGTCGGCGTAAGGCGATGACGTCGCGCCAGCGCCAGCAATTCGTGCGCCAGCGCGGGTTGCCGGAACTGGATCGCCGACAGGTTCAGCGCGAGCGTGATGTGATCGGGCCAGCGGCTCGCCGCCGCCATCGCCTGATCCGCCATCCACAGCCCGATCGTATCGATACGCCCGCTCGCCTCCGCCAGCGGGATGAACTGGTCGGGCCGAATGTCGCCAAGCTCGGGGTGCGCCCAGCGCAGCAGCGCCTCCTGTCCGATCACCTGCAACGTGTCGGCATCGACAATCGGCTGAAATGCGAGGTACAGCTCGCCGCGCTCGGCCGCGCCGTCCAGATCGCGCGACAGCCGCCAGCGCAGCCGCACCTCTTCCTTGAACTGATCGTCGAAGAAGCGCGCGGTTTGCCGCCCCTCCGCCTTGGCGCGATACATCGCCATGTCGGCGAGATTGTACAGCTCCTCGCCTTCCTGCTCGACCCCGGACAGCGCGACCCCGATGCTCATCTGCACCGGCACGGGGTCGCCCGCCGTCGCCTCGCAGGCGCGCAGGATCCGCTGCACCAACAGCTCGGCAGCGGCCGGTTGATCGCCGCCCATCTGGACGATCGCGAACTCGTCGCCGCCCAGCCGCGCGACCATGTCGCTGGCGCGCACGCACGCGCTCAACAATTGCGCCGCCGCCCGCAACGCCGCATCGCCGCCGGCATGACCGAAGCGATCGTTGATCGACTTGAAGTCGTCCAGGTCGATCGCGAACACCGCCAGCCGTTCGCCCGTCCGCGGCGCACGCAACAGTTTCTGCGCAAGTTGCTCCTCGAACAGCAGCCGATTGGGCAGCCCGGTCAACATGTCGTGATGCGCGAGGAACTCGACCCGCCGCTCGGCGCGACGCCGCTCCTCCACCGCGCTGCGATAATCGGTGATTCCGCGCGCGAGATCGCCGACCTCGTCGCTGCGGTTGGTTCCCGGTACGTCGAGCGCCGCGTCCTCGCCGTGGCTTAGCTGCCGGACGCGCTCGGCGATCGCGACCAACGGCCGGATCACGCGACGGCGCAGCCACGCCATACACAGCAGCAGCACGCCAAGCACCGCGATCGCGCCGATCAACCCGCCCTTGAGGTTGGTGGCCAGACCTCCGGCGCTGCGCCGCAGTTCGCTATCGATCCGCTCGATCAAGGTTCCGCGCAGGGTCGAACGCGACGCCTCCAGCCTGCGCAGCGACGCGAGGAACCCCGGCATGTGCCGCGAGATCCGCTCCGGCGCGTCGCGCGCATCCTGGAGCAGGTGCAAGCTCAATGTCGCGAATTCGGCCTCCGCCGCCCGCCGGGTCCGCACCGCCGGACCCAGATCGTCGGGTGCCGTAAGCTGCGGCGACAGATGCACGTTGCCGTGGTGGAAGTCGCGAAGTGCGCCACTTACCGAAACCCACTGCGCCGGCGATACGGGGCGCCCCTGCTCGGCCAGGCGCGTGACCTCGCCGACCCCCAACCGCAATCGTCGCTGCAACTGGTCCTGCCGCTCTTCCATCTGCAGCAATCTGGTGAGCTGTTCGAGCGTCTCGTTCTCGACGTAGATCGCGCGGCCGAGCACCATCCCGCCCGCGAGCAACGCCAGCCCCAGCACCAGGACGGCGCCGAAGGCAGCAGCAACTCGAGTCGATATGGATGTCGGTAGCACACAACCTCCGCGGTCGTTCGACGTACACGACGAATTATTACTGGTTTATGAGCGAAGCACGCTCCATGCGAACAACCTGCATCAACGAAGTCGCACACAGAAGCGTCGATGTACGGGGAATTAACGAAGGTCAGGGCCTCCGTTGCTTGACTCGGCTCGCGACGGCTAAGAAAATGGCTCATTAACAGATGGATGCACCTGGATGCTCATGGGAGAATCGATGATCGCCGTCGATGAGACCGCACGACAGGCTGCGGTAGATCGCCTCGATCTCCCGTCGAAGCGTTGGGACGAGCGATTGCAGCGGATTGCCGAGCGCGCCGCGGACATCGCGAAAACGCCGATCGGCGCGATTTCGGTGGTGGACCGCGCGCGCCAATGGATGATCGCCAAGCGCGGTCCGGTCGACGACGAGGTGCCGCGTGCGCTGTCCTTCTGTGCAACGGCGATTCAGCGACCGGGCGAAACGATGGTGGTGCCCGATGCCGCGCTGGACCCGCGCTTCGCGAGCAATCCCTTCGTCACTGGCTCGCCGCCCATCCGCTTTTACGTCGGCATTCCGCTGGTCGATCGTGCCGGCTATCCGTTGGGCGCATTGTGCGTGGTCGATCACGAACCCCACCATCAATTGCCGGACCTTTATGATCTGAGCGCGCTAGCCCGCGAAGCCGAGCGGATCTTCACGCGGCCGAATTGATCACCCGATTTGGCGAGACTGCAACGCTCGTGTCGCTTTCGGCTTGCGGTGGTAGCGCGTGCAGCTAAGCGCATGAAAATGCGGACTGCTCCGCAAAGGATCTCGGAGGACGGGTGCCGCAGCGAAAACGCATCATGCTGGTCGAGGATACGGCCAGTCATCGCAAGCTCTACTCCTCCTGGTTGCGGATCGGCGGCTATGACCCGCATGTTCTCGCCGACGAACGCACCGTTCAACAAATGGTCGAAGAGGTTCGTCCCGCGGCGATCATCGTCGACATCCGCCTGCCCAACGTCAGCGGGCTCGACGTGATCGAAGGGCTGAAGAGCGACGAGCGTACCCGCGCCATTCCGGTCATGGCGCTGACCGTCCTCAACAGCGCCAGCGATCGGTCCGCCTGTCTCGCCGCCGGCGCCGACGTCTTCGTGACAAAGCCCGATCGGATCGCCACCTTCCTCGACCGGATCGCGGCGCTGCTCGCCGATGTCAGCGGCGCGGACGCCGCAGCCGCGGCTCGGTAAAGCCGGCCTCCATCAGATTGGCGACCAGCAGGTCGCGCTCGGCGCTGGTGGGAGCGCCCATGACGACGACGATCATCCGCTTGCTCCCACGCCGCGCCGACGCGGCGAGATTAAATCCCGCCTCGACGGTATAGCCGGTCTTCAGCCCGTCCATCCCTTCGACCTTGCCGAGCAACTTGTTGTGATTGGGGCGCACGTGCCGTTCCCAGGTGATCGTGCGCGTCTTGAACAGCGCGTAATGTCTGGCTTCGTCGCGGATCAGGTGCCGCGCGAGGGTAGCAATGTCGCGCGCGGTGGTGCGCCCGGCGCTCGGCGCGAGCCCCGTCGCGTTGCCGAAACGCGTGTGCGTCATGCCGATCTCGGCTGCGCGCGCGTTCATCCGCGTCACGAAATTGCGCTCGCTTCCCGCCAGCCGCTCGCCGATCGCCACCGCGATGTCGTTGGCGGAAATTACCGCCACCGCACGCAGCGCCGCATCGACGCGGATGGTCCTCCCGCGTCGCAACCCCAGCTTCGAGGGTTGCTGCCGCTCGGCCGCCGCGCTCATCGTCACCAGCGTGCCCGGCTTCAGCGTGCCGGCGTCGAGCGCCTCGAACGCGAGGAGCAGCGTCATCATCTTGGCGAGCGACGCAGGCGGGCGCTCGCGATCGGCATTGTCCTCTTCCAGCACTTGCCCGGTGCCGGCATCGATCACGATCTCGGACACCGGAGCGCGGGGGCGGCGATCGTCGGTGCGGCGGCGAACAGCGCCAACCCCGACATCGCGATACGCAACACATTTGACATGGCGCCGACGCCTAACCGCTCGGTGCGCCCACGACAACGCCGTGCCGCGGTTCACACGCCATCGCGAGGCACCATATCGGCAAGATGAACCACAGCTTCTTCGCGCGCGATGTCGTGACCGTGGCTCGCGCGCTGATCGGGGTGACGATGACGATCGACGGCGTCGGCGGCATGATCGTCGAAACCGAAGCCTATGATGCCGACGACCCGGCCTCGCACAGCTTCTCAGGCCCGGGCATGCGCAACGCCACGATGTTCGGCGCGGCGGGCGCGGCCTATGTCTATCGCATCTACGGGCTGCATCACTGCCTCAACGTCACGTGCGGCGATGGCGCGGCGGTGCTGATCCGCGCGCTCGCGCCATCCGAGGGGGTGGAGGTGATGCGCGCTCGCCGGGCGACGACGCAAGCCGAGGCGATGCTGTGCGCCGGCCCCGGGCGGCTGTGCAAGGCGTTGGGCGTCGACCTGTCGCTCGACGGCGCGCCGCTCGATGCGCTCCCGTTCGCATGGCGCGATCGGATGACTGCTCCACCGATCACCGCCGGCCCACGGATCGGCATCACCCGCGCCGCCGACGTGCCGTGGCGCTTCGTTCTCCCCGGCTCGCCATCGCTCAGTCGCCGGGAACCGAACTCCACCCCGTCATCCCGAACGTGATCCGGGACCCCGCTTCTTCATTTGGTCGCCAGGAAGAAGCGGGGTTCCGGATCGATGATAACGGCTCAATCCTTCAGATCGCGGATCCAGATGTTGCGATAGCTGATCGGCTGGCTCGGATCGCCGTGGTCCTGCAACTTGATCGGCGCGCGCCCGTGCGCGACATACTTCGGCTTGCCGATATACACCGTCCCGCCGCGCACCTCGGTATGGTTCTGCGTCAACACGCCGTTGATATAGGCGGTGACATAGGCCGGCCGCGTCACGGCCCCGTCCGCACCGAATTGCGGTGCGGACCAAGTCACGTCGACCGTCTGCCATTCGCCGGGCTTGCGCGCCGGATTGGCGAGCGGCGGCGTCTGCTTGTAGATCGCGCCCAGCTGCCCGTTGACGTAGGTCTGGTTGTTGTAGCTGTCCATGATCTGCATCTCGTACCCGTCGTCGCCCTTGCCGGTCGACGCCAGGAACAGCCCGCTGTTGCCGCGCGCCTGCCCTTCACCGGTGATGTTGGCAGGGATGCGATATTCGAGGTGCAGTTGGTAGCTGCCGAACGTCTGCTTCGTCTGGATATTGCCGGTGCCCTTCTTCACCGTCACCGCGCCGTCCGCGACCGTCCAGCCGGCCGCGCCACCGGTGTTGACCGCCGACCATTTGTCGAGGTTCTTGCCGTCGAACAGCACCACCGCATCCGACGGCGCTGCCCAGCCCGCGAACGCGCCCGGCGTCACCACCGGCACCGCGGGCGACCATTGTTCGGTCGCCTTCGGATCGCCCTGCGGCGTCTGTGCGACTCCTGCGGACGCCGCGAGCAACAGCCCGCTGCCCAGCACGATACCCTTCATAGCTCCCATCCCTTTCGATACTCCCGATCCAGATAGCGGTTCGCATCCGCGACGTTGGTAACCCGAGACGCAGCCCCGTCATAGTCGATTGGCTGCCCGGCCTTCAGCGCCACGACGCCCAGCAGCATCGTCTCGGTCAGCGGCACCGCGGTCGCGAACGGGCTGGAGATCGCCTCCTGCCCGCGGATCGCGCGGATCCAGTTCATC includes:
- a CDS encoding putative bifunctional diguanylate cyclase/phosphodiesterase, with protein sequence MLGLALLAGGMVLGRAIYVENETLEQLTRLLQMEERQDQLQRRLRLGVGEVTRLAEQGRPVSPAQWVSVSGALRDFHHGNVHLSPQLTAPDDLGPAVRTRRAAEAEFATLSLHLLQDARDAPERISRHMPGFLASLRRLEASRSTLRGTLIERIDSELRRSAGGLATNLKGGLIGAIAVLGVLLLCMAWLRRRVIRPLVAIAERVRQLSHGEDAALDVPGTNRSDEVGDLARGITDYRSAVEERRRAERRVEFLAHHDMLTGLPNRLLFEEQLAQKLLRAPRTGERLAVFAIDLDDFKSINDRFGHAGGDAALRAAAQLLSACVRASDMVARLGGDEFAIVQMGGDQPAAAELLVQRILRACEATAGDPVPVQMSIGVALSGVEQEGEELYNLADMAMYRAKAEGRQTARFFDDQFKEEVRLRWRLSRDLDGAAERGELYLAFQPIVDADTLQVIGQEALLRWAHPELGDIRPDQFIPLAEASGRIDTIGLWMADQAMAAASRWPDHITLALNLSAIQFRQPALAHELLALARRHRLTPTRLEFEVTESATLLDKRRQPVLTVLRTLQHHGAAIVMDDFGTGYSSLGNLRDFRFDKLKVDRSFVATMLDHAPSGSIVRSIAALGASLGIAIVAEGVEEAAQLARLREWGIPQAQGFLIGRPSREAIHCADPAAMLSARPVATQWVARS
- a CDS encoding GAF domain-containing protein, yielding MIAVDETARQAAVDRLDLPSKRWDERLQRIAERAADIAKTPIGAISVVDRARQWMIAKRGPVDDEVPRALSFCATAIQRPGETMVVPDAALDPRFASNPFVTGSPPIRFYVGIPLVDRAGYPLGALCVVDHEPHHQLPDLYDLSALAREAERIFTRPN
- a CDS encoding response regulator transcription factor; the protein is MPQRKRIMLVEDTASHRKLYSSWLRIGGYDPHVLADERTVQQMVEEVRPAAIIVDIRLPNVSGLDVIEGLKSDERTRAIPVMALTVLNSASDRSACLAAGADVFVTKPDRIATFLDRIAALLADVSGADAAAAAR
- a CDS encoding D-alanyl-D-alanine carboxypeptidase family protein; this encodes MSEIVIDAGTGQVLEEDNADRERPPASLAKMMTLLLAFEALDAGTLKPGTLVTMSAAAERQQPSKLGLRRGRTIRVDAALRAVAVISANDIAVAIGERLAGSERNFVTRMNARAAEIGMTHTRFGNATGLAPSAGRTTARDIATLARHLIRDEARHYALFKTRTITWERHVRPNHNKLLGKVEGMDGLKTGYTVEAGFNLAASARRGSKRMIVVVMGAPTSAERDLLVANLMEAGFTEPRLRRPRR
- a CDS encoding DNA-3-methyladenine glycosylase, whose amino-acid sequence is MNHSFFARDVVTVARALIGVTMTIDGVGGMIVETEAYDADDPASHSFSGPGMRNATMFGAAGAAYVYRIYGLHHCLNVTCGDGAAVLIRALAPSEGVEVMRARRATTQAEAMLCAGPGRLCKALGVDLSLDGAPLDALPFAWRDRMTAPPITAGPRIGITRAADVPWRFVLPGSPSLSRREPNSTPSSRT
- a CDS encoding 3-keto-disaccharide hydrolase is translated as MKGIVLGSGLLLAASAGVAQTPQGDPKATEQWSPAVPVVTPGAFAGWAAPSDAVVLFDGKNLDKWSAVNTGGAAGWTVADGAVTVKKGTGNIQTKQTFGSYQLHLEYRIPANITGEGQARGNSGLFLASTGKGDDGYEMQIMDSYNNQTYVNGQLGAIYKQTPPLANPARKPGEWQTVDVTWSAPQFGADGAVTRPAYVTAYINGVLTQNHTEVRGGTVYIGKPKYVAHGRAPIKLQDHGDPSQPISYRNIWIRDLKD